In a single window of the Fusobacterium sp. genome:
- a CDS encoding radical SAM protein: MITSLEDVWIGNMYRPPSEAYSLILQVTVGCSHNKCTFCDMYKDKKFFIKPIEQIKKEIDYFRKKVKYAERIFLADGDAMIIPTERLLEILAYIKEVFPECKRISSYATHKSIEVKTDEELKKIREGGISLLYIGLESGDDRVLEKINKGVSVAEHAALCKKAKKAGFLLSVTFIVGVLGKKDWTDHAVNTGKLISEIEPDYVGILTLRLKEGTKMYDEYLKGEFQKADGIEIVKETEKIIENINVKNPVVFRANHASNYLDLGGTLPQDKEKLLSEIKNALEKNNIYYKKYREL; this comes from the coding sequence ATGATAACAAGTTTAGAAGATGTATGGATTGGAAATATGTACCGTCCACCAAGCGAGGCTTATAGCCTTATTCTGCAAGTGACAGTAGGATGTTCTCATAATAAATGTACTTTTTGCGATATGTATAAAGATAAAAAATTTTTTATAAAGCCCATAGAGCAGATAAAAAAAGAAATAGATTATTTTAGAAAAAAAGTAAAATATGCTGAGAGAATATTTCTTGCTGATGGAGATGCAATGATAATACCCACAGAAAGGCTTTTAGAAATATTAGCATACATAAAGGAAGTATTCCCAGAATGTAAAAGAATATCTTCTTATGCTACTCATAAGTCTATAGAGGTGAAAACAGATGAAGAGCTTAAAAAAATAAGAGAAGGTGGAATTTCTCTGTTATATATAGGATTGGAAAGTGGAGATGACAGAGTTCTGGAAAAGATTAACAAAGGAGTATCTGTCGCTGAACATGCTGCACTATGCAAAAAAGCAAAAAAAGCAGGATTTTTACTTTCAGTTACTTTCATAGTTGGAGTCTTAGGAAAAAAAGACTGGACTGATCATGCAGTAAACACTGGAAAATTAATAAGCGAAATAGAACCAGATTATGTAGGAATTCTTACTCTTAGACTGAAAGAGGGAACGAAAATGTATGATGAATATCTGAAAGGAGAATTTCAAAAAGCTGATGGAATAGAAATAGTAAAAGAAACAGAAAAAATAATAGAAAACATAAATGTAAAAAACCCTGTTGTCTTTAGGGCAAATCATGCTTCTAATTATCTGGATTTGGGGGGTACACTTCCACAAGATAAAGAAAAGCTTCTTTCAGAAATAAAGAATGCTTTAGAAAAAAATAATATCTATTATAAAAAATATAGAGAGCTTTAA
- the nrdD gene encoding anaerobic ribonucleoside-triphosphate reductase, whose amino-acid sequence MHKIEVIKRNGSIVTFNKEKIEKVLEKIDKEVKFIDKVSIRHMMDDIVRKINGNTRMSVEAIQDIVFYTLCTNGLFEQAKAFQTYRTQRAEQRLKEANGVFRHMTDIVDVGDRENSNKNSMLPSVQRDLIAGEYFRYILEKSIDKELWAAHRKKTIHWHDSDVDTKLTNCCLFNIEDMLRNGTRITNADVCQPNSVGTAMNIAMQIMASISASQYGGVSLPNFNEVFAEYAKKNFKKNFTRAYNDKLSTESNISRATEEDIEKEFGEISSGNEKLASEKSIEFQIAKERTAKDIYDACQLFEYQTNSILGSASQTPFSTITFNIPTSWESEHIILSYLKVRQTGLGEKHIPAIFPKLSYMVVDGYNFKKGDKYFYITEEVSKCIANTYYPDILFYSKGDYDAGKYYARMGCRSRVNHEYQVNGEYQHYGRFNYGVATLNVPQIALDVLKDERYGGAEGNRLERFLEILEKRKELMKKAIQTRFENVKYLQAKKAPILFQYGGIARLEPDDTIEELLKTDRASVSYGFLGLDDAVRILSDNKENISTEKGHEIGIAIMEAMRKQADDIKSEIGLPVSVYGTPAESSIATFFNKDMENYGEIMPEWLREREYYTNSFHFSSELPIDSFDKIDVEAPFIKYCNGGNIMYVENGGKTYNSQAIIELIQYAHDAGIEYFAVNTISDVCYECGYTGEISYNEKTASYKCPHCGNEDGMKMKIQRRCCGYISNYNITHALEGRMKEIKNRAIHVK is encoded by the coding sequence ATGCATAAGATAGAAGTAATTAAGAGGAATGGCTCTATTGTGACTTTTAACAAAGAAAAAATAGAAAAAGTTTTAGAGAAAATAGATAAGGAAGTAAAATTTATTGATAAAGTCAGTATCAGGCATATGATGGATGACATAGTAAGAAAAATAAATGGAAATACAAGAATGTCTGTTGAAGCTATACAGGACATAGTTTTTTATACTTTATGTACTAATGGATTATTTGAACAGGCTAAGGCTTTCCAAACATACAGAACACAAAGAGCAGAACAGAGATTAAAAGAAGCTAATGGTGTATTCAGACATATGACAGATATAGTAGATGTAGGAGACAGAGAAAACAGTAATAAAAATTCTATGCTGCCATCAGTACAAAGAGATTTAATAGCAGGGGAGTATTTCAGATATATACTTGAAAAAAGTATAGATAAGGAATTGTGGGCTGCCCATAGAAAAAAAACTATACATTGGCATGACTCAGATGTAGATACTAAGCTTACTAACTGCTGTCTTTTTAATATAGAGGATATGCTTAGAAATGGTACTAGAATAACTAATGCCGATGTCTGTCAGCCAAATTCTGTAGGAACTGCTATGAATATAGCAATGCAGATAATGGCAAGTATTTCTGCCAGTCAATATGGCGGAGTTTCTTTACCAAACTTCAATGAAGTATTTGCTGAGTATGCAAAGAAAAATTTCAAGAAAAATTTTACAAGAGCATATAATGATAAACTATCTACTGAATCAAATATATCTAGGGCAACAGAAGAAGATATAGAAAAAGAATTTGGAGAAATAAGCTCAGGAAATGAAAAATTAGCTTCTGAAAAATCTATTGAATTCCAAATAGCTAAAGAAAGAACAGCAAAAGATATATATGACGCATGTCAATTATTTGAATATCAGACTAACAGTATATTAGGAAGTGCAAGTCAGACACCATTTAGTACAATTACTTTTAATATACCTACTTCATGGGAATCAGAACATATAATATTATCTTACTTAAAGGTCAGACAGACAGGACTTGGAGAAAAACATATACCAGCTATCTTCCCTAAACTTTCATATATGGTAGTAGATGGTTATAATTTTAAAAAGGGAGACAAGTATTTTTATATTACTGAGGAAGTATCTAAATGTATAGCAAATACTTATTATCCTGACATTCTTTTCTATTCTAAAGGAGATTATGATGCAGGTAAATATTATGCGAGAATGGGATGTCGTAGCAGAGTAAACCACGAATATCAAGTAAATGGAGAATACCAGCATTATGGAAGATTCAACTATGGAGTGGCAACATTAAATGTTCCTCAAATTGCTTTAGATGTATTGAAAGACGAACGTTATGGAGGAGCAGAGGGAAATAGGTTAGAAAGATTCCTTGAAATTCTTGAAAAAAGAAAAGAACTTATGAAAAAAGCTATTCAAACAAGATTTGAAAATGTAAAATATCTTCAGGCTAAAAAAGCTCCTATTCTATTTCAATATGGAGGTATAGCGAGATTAGAGCCAGATGATACTATCGAAGAATTATTAAAAACTGACAGAGCATCTGTATCTTACGGATTCTTGGGATTAGATGATGCTGTGAGAATATTATCAGATAATAAAGAAAATATATCTACTGAAAAAGGTCATGAAATAGGTATTGCTATAATGGAGGCTATGAGAAAACAGGCTGATGATATAAAATCTGAAATAGGACTTCCTGTATCTGTATATGGAACTCCTGCTGAAAGTTCTATAGCAACATTCTTTAATAAGGACATGGAAAACTATGGAGAAATAATGCCTGAGTGGCTGAGAGAAAGAGAGTATTATACAAATTCTTTCCATTTTTCATCAGAACTTCCAATAGATTCTTTTGATAAAATAGATGTAGAGGCTCCATTTATTAAATATTGTAATGGTGGAAATATTATGTATGTTGAAAATGGCGGAAAAACATATAACAGCCAAGCTATTATAGAACTTATTCAATATGCTCATGATGCAGGAATAGAATATTTTGCAGTAAATACTATTTCAGATGTCTGCTATGAATGCGGATACACAGGAGAAATATCATATAATGAAAAAACAGCAAGTTATAAATGTCCTCACTGTGGAAATGAAGATGGAATGAAAATGAAAATACAAAGACGTTGTTGTGGATATATTTCAAACTATAATATAACTCATGCTCTTGAAGGAAGAATGAAAGAAATAAAAAACAGAGCAATACATGTGAAGTAA
- a CDS encoding FHA domain-containing protein — protein MKFLKNWKLKREIKKYQKKEMRKSEIKERKVNYIFWGIVLIASFGLVYYFHFSKEILIIISMMIMGFVIADLFYYSWKLKRDLIMYEKSQFVRDSRIVKSIEDKREQSRNNITHVILKNEEGYDIKTWPVGKANSMIIGKSARMRVDINLGETAYSSLISKRHAILNKSDNGWFVEDLGSLNGTGIQRYADNRKIKIGNAPVKVQSGDIIYISTVALLVK, from the coding sequence ATGAAATTTTTAAAGAATTGGAAATTAAAGAGAGAAATAAAAAAATATCAAAAGAAAGAAATGCGGAAAAGTGAGATAAAAGAGAGAAAAGTAAATTATATTTTCTGGGGAATAGTTCTTATAGCTTCATTTGGATTAGTTTATTATTTCCATTTTTCAAAGGAGATACTGATAATAATTTCAATGATGATAATGGGATTTGTTATAGCTGATCTTTTTTATTACAGCTGGAAGTTGAAAAGAGATTTGATTATGTATGAAAAATCTCAGTTTGTAAGGGATTCAAGAATTGTAAAAAGCATAGAGGATAAAAGAGAACAGTCAAGAAACAATATAACTCATGTCATACTTAAAAATGAAGAAGGATATGACATTAAAACATGGCCAGTTGGAAAGGCTAATTCTATGATAATTGGAAAAAGTGCAAGAATGAGAGTGGATATAAATCTTGGAGAAACTGCATATTCTTCATTGATAAGCAAAAGACATGCAATATTAAATAAAAGTGACAATGGGTGGTTTGTGGAAGATTTAGGCTCATTAAATGGCACAGGAATACAAAGATATGCAGATAACAGAAAAATAAAAATAGGGAATGCACCAGTAAAAGTGCAGAGTGGAGATATCATATATATATCAACAGTGGCTCTGCTTGTAAAATAA
- the nrdG gene encoding anaerobic ribonucleoside-triphosphate reductase activating protein, translating to MRIISIVNNDPVNSMTGYALTIYFAGCSHKCPGCFSKNTWDYNAGKEYSVEKVKEIILKSRWKNITFLGGDPLYYENRNEVIELIHFIKENTDKNVYLWTGYLKEEVEEWINVSLIDYLIDGKFEIDKKDLRLKLRGSSNQRIFHKGILMDI from the coding sequence ATGAGAATAATATCAATAGTAAATAATGATCCTGTAAATAGTATGACTGGATATGCACTGACTATATATTTTGCTGGCTGCTCACATAAATGTCCTGGATGTTTTTCAAAGAATACATGGGATTATAATGCAGGAAAAGAATACTCAGTGGAAAAAGTAAAGGAAATAATTTTAAAATCAAGATGGAAGAATATAACCTTTTTAGGTGGAGATCCTCTATATTATGAAAATAGAAATGAGGTCATAGAGCTTATTCACTTTATAAAAGAAAATACAGATAAAAATGTTTATCTATGGACTGGATATCTAAAAGAGGAAGTAGAAGAATGGATAAATGTTTCTCTTATAGATTACCTCATAGATGGAAAATTTGAAATAGATAAAAAAGATTTAAGATTAAAGTTGAGAGGTTCATCTAATCAGAGAATATTTCATAAAGGAATACTTATGGATATTTAA
- a CDS encoding transcriptional regulator: MSKSIFEQTNRTILFEEINSEKLDLLTLVGSGNNITSLDDEKIREIHEHLLVRNFKEFLTKFEPKVYSFFNAASQKVRYSLEKPNGIPDNCITEIPINMENTFFKMLITLLDSKKVNGSKNVDFNFKEILNMLSPKKVMDDIKQLRKEIAYLHDKYESLEEEDPTKLEYADKLNIAFSKAGESYNNILGMLPLAIEDIKTRVLIGQSENGGKAEEIKIGMLTMDEHGELKIIEEKSKKSTALTVASNQHNQLLAQYFEEDFEEVNEEPNDYVKNLVVRTFVPLPTVIEEIDVEREVKNYNQYLTFYKEAQEDFIKTIKPLMEKLLGVKVFFEQYDKDLNGMKPTLLVVNNKLEMLLKGENKQALELYLNTVNQKNDFENTIWYAIIPSINLDEIDDSKNIRQRFKGTTKVQKKSVNTNENLQVLMSILAQYKITSFFSVIGTDETTFNNLATTGIGKYVEKTKNLQYRDFSQYLIPCVPNFTIIPKEKSSVILDYKLKAEESNLAEFDKNELVKFWIEGVYIESSYVAAGITAAQQCPDYLRKRFKKTDLKEPGVRINIEEKDNSFKIVTSMSKEITGYTIATKDSINRNNFGFIFSSDNVQHGGRLINNITVYKARTLATNEDGVFEPMYKTVATTYIERVLRFLTTDFKEDKIKDFFSNKPTSQKNRWLSNQECVNSILQPGDDISVNIEGDNCHLHINFNGDVKNLTLEITKN; the protein is encoded by the coding sequence ATGTCTAAAAGTATTTTTGAACAAACAAACAGAACAATTCTGTTTGAAGAGATCAACAGTGAAAAACTGGATTTATTGACTCTTGTGGGAAGTGGTAACAATATAACAAGTTTAGATGATGAAAAAATCAGGGAGATTCATGAACATCTTCTAGTAAGAAATTTCAAAGAGTTTCTAACAAAATTTGAGCCTAAAGTTTACAGTTTTTTTAATGCAGCAAGTCAAAAGGTAAGATACAGTCTGGAAAAACCAAATGGAATTCCAGATAACTGTATTACTGAAATACCAATAAATATGGAAAATACATTTTTTAAAATGCTTATAACATTACTGGACAGTAAAAAAGTTAATGGAAGCAAAAATGTTGACTTTAATTTTAAAGAAATTTTAAATATGCTTTCTCCTAAAAAAGTAATGGATGATATAAAGCAGTTAAGAAAGGAAATAGCTTATCTTCATGATAAATATGAATCATTAGAAGAAGAGGATCCAACAAAGCTTGAATATGCAGATAAATTAAATATAGCATTTTCTAAAGCAGGGGAAAGTTATAACAACATTCTTGGAATGCTCCCTCTGGCTATTGAAGATATTAAAACAAGAGTATTGATAGGACAGAGTGAAAATGGCGGAAAAGCAGAGGAAATAAAAATTGGAATGCTTACTATGGATGAGCATGGGGAACTTAAAATAATTGAAGAAAAATCAAAAAAGAGTACAGCATTAACTGTGGCATCTAATCAGCATAATCAACTTCTAGCTCAATATTTTGAAGAAGATTTTGAAGAAGTCAATGAAGAGCCAAATGATTATGTAAAAAATTTAGTAGTGAGAACTTTTGTTCCTCTTCCTACAGTAATAGAAGAAATAGATGTAGAAAGAGAAGTAAAAAATTATAATCAGTATTTAACATTCTACAAGGAAGCACAGGAAGATTTTATAAAGACAATAAAACCTCTTATGGAAAAATTATTAGGAGTAAAAGTATTCTTTGAACAGTATGATAAAGATCTTAATGGAATGAAGCCCACTCTTTTAGTAGTAAACAATAAACTTGAAATGCTTTTAAAAGGTGAAAATAAACAGGCATTGGAACTATACTTAAATACTGTCAATCAGAAAAATGATTTTGAAAATACTATCTGGTATGCAATTATTCCAAGCATCAATCTGGATGAAATTGATGACAGCAAAAATATCAGACAGAGATTTAAAGGAACTACCAAAGTACAGAAAAAGAGTGTCAACACAAATGAAAACCTTCAGGTGCTTATGTCTATACTTGCTCAATATAAAATTACAAGCTTTTTCAGTGTGATAGGAACTGATGAGACTACATTTAATAATCTGGCAACTACTGGAATAGGAAAGTATGTAGAGAAAACTAAAAATCTTCAATATAGAGATTTTTCTCAATATTTAATTCCTTGTGTTCCTAACTTTACTATAATACCGAAAGAGAAGTCAAGTGTAATACTGGATTATAAACTTAAAGCAGAAGAATCTAACTTGGCAGAATTTGATAAAAATGAACTAGTTAAATTCTGGATAGAAGGAGTATACATAGAAAGCTCTTATGTAGCAGCAGGAATAACAGCAGCTCAGCAGTGTCCAGACTATTTGAGAAAGAGATTTAAAAAGACTGACTTGAAAGAACCAGGAGTAAGAATAAACATAGAAGAAAAAGACAACAGCTTTAAGATAGTTACAAGTATGTCAAAAGAAATAACTGGATATACTATTGCAACTAAAGACAGCATTAACAGAAATAATTTTGGATTTATATTTTCTTCAGATAATGTACAGCATGGAGGAAGACTTATAAATAATATCACAGTATACAAGGCAAGAACTTTAGCAACTAATGAAGATGGGGTATTTGAACCTATGTATAAGACTGTGGCAACTACATATATAGAAAGAGTATTGAGATTCCTTACAACAGATTTTAAAGAGGATAAAATAAAAGATTTTTTCAGCAACAAACCAACAAGTCAGAAAAATAGATGGCTTTCAAATCAGGAATGTGTAAATTCTATACTTCAGCCTGGAGATGACATATCAGTAAATATAGAGGGAGATAACTGCCACTTACATATTAATTTTAATGGAGATGTAAAAAATCTTACACTTGAAATAACTAAAAATTAG
- a CDS encoding membrane-associated protease 1: MGFNLKIKGKNEEINLGMDNITTVKYLSDTPDDSNARASDLGVILEVNGKIITPVNGEEADDTKKMAKWSLIPAESSDAYRELTLEVISGSVVVRKIDLPNAFILDYSEDYNDKGGVGEFKAIFKQKKEKIETVTIEGGYAAEE, translated from the coding sequence ATGGGATTCAATCTTAAAATCAAAGGGAAAAATGAGGAGATCAATTTAGGAATGGATAATATTACTACTGTTAAATATCTTTCTGATACTCCAGATGATTCAAACGCAAGAGCTAGTGACTTGGGGGTCATATTAGAAGTAAATGGAAAAATAATAACTCCTGTAAATGGGGAAGAGGCAGATGATACTAAAAAAATGGCTAAATGGTCATTGATACCTGCTGAAAGCTCAGACGCTTACAGAGAACTTACTTTGGAAGTTATTTCTGGAAGTGTAGTAGTTAGAAAAATAGATTTACCAAATGCTTTTATCCTTGATTATAGTGAAGACTATAATGATAAAGGGGGAGTAGGAGAGTTTAAAGCTATTTTTAAACAAAAGAAAGAAAAAATAGAAACTGTAACTATCGAAGGTGGTTACGCAGCTGAAGAATAA
- a CDS encoding DnaJ domain-containing protein: MKSLYEILGVNINSGKDEIKKKYRELAKKYHPDRMVNASEKEKAEAEKRFREINDAYTILSDDEKRNEYDKMAESKNGYGKNKKTKSKSEQEGYGDIYEKFTKEGMNSMFGKFFDPERKSAEKGDSKMKEQTNNMFESFFSVNGRKKK, from the coding sequence ATGAAAAGTTTGTATGAAATACTTGGGGTAAATATTAATTCTGGAAAAGATGAAATAAAAAAGAAATATAGAGAACTGGCTAAAAAATATCATCCAGATAGAATGGTAAATGCATCTGAAAAAGAAAAGGCAGAGGCTGAAAAAAGATTTAGAGAAATAAATGATGCATATACTATTCTTAGTGATGATGAAAAAAGAAATGAATATGACAAAATGGCAGAATCAAAAAATGGATATGGAAAAAATAAGAAAACTAAATCAAAAAGTGAGCAGGAGGGATATGGAGATATCTATGAAAAATTTACCAAAGAGGGAATGAATAGTATGTTTGGAAAATTTTTCGATCCAGAGAGAAAATCAGCAGAAAAAGGGGATAGCAAAATGAAAGAACAGACAAACAATATGTTTGAATCTTTTTTTTCAGTTAATGGGAGGAAGAAAAAATGA